In one Nicotiana tomentosiformis chromosome 6, ASM39032v3, whole genome shotgun sequence genomic region, the following are encoded:
- the LOC138894288 gene encoding uncharacterized protein gives MGVAESSGVSFTTFQLRGADYHWWRAYELGGPAEAASLTWTQFSDMFSGEYVPQSLGDSWRAEFEQLCQGSMTVSEYAVRFSDLARNAPALVATIREWVHQFIEGNSPSIRFSMAQELEMDITYQQVVGIARILEGMLTREREEREAKRSRESGTYNGTYAPTAARQGRGYVGRPVHLALPVPSGAPSTPRPQAPYYAPTLSSAPSAWGSFSGQSRRSGPSQSQEPCPLRAYFKCGDTLYVVRDCPRLGRGAPPQATQAPRAPPVL, from the coding sequence ATGGGTGTTGCagagtctagtggggtttctttcactacgttccaactTAGAGGAGCGGATTATCATTGGTGGCGTGCATATGAGTTGGGTGgtccggccgaggcagcttcactcacttggactcagttctcagatatgttctccggggagtatgttccccaaagTCTCGgagactcatggcgcgcggagtttgagcagttgtgccagggttctatgaccgtgtcagagtatgcggtccggttcagtgatttggccaggaatgcaccagccttggttgctactattcGGGAGTGGGTTCATCAATTTATTGAGGGGAATAGCCCCAgtattagatttagcatggcccaagagttagagatggacatcacataccagcaGGTGGTGGGGATAGCCAGAATATtggagggtatgttgactcgagagagagaggagagggaggccaagaggtctcgagagtctggcacatataatGGTACTTATGCCCCAACTGCAGCTCGTCAGGGTAGGGGTTATGTGGGTCGCCCcgttcatttagcacttccagtCCCCAGTGGTGCTCCGtccactcctaggccccaggctccttattatgcaccgacattgtctagtgcaccttctgcatggggttctttcagcggtcagtcccgccgatcaggcccgagccagtcgcaGGAGCCATGCCCTCTAAGAGCTTATtttaagtgtggtgacactctttatgtggtgagggattgccccagactcgggaggggtgcacctccacaggccactcaggcaccgcgtgctccaccggttctttag